One region of Candidatus Bathyarchaeota archaeon genomic DNA includes:
- the mfnA gene encoding tyrosine decarboxylase MfnA, translated as MQQKGSNARNVLAALKRFHNKDQAYRSGRILCAMCTQPHPIAKKAYQMFLDSNLGDIALFAGSAQIEKEAIADLSKLLHSPSTAGFIVSGGTEANLMALLAAKNTHQTSEPEVVLPESAHFSFTKICKILSLRPIYAELREDFTVDPDSVEQLVTKQTVAIVGTVGTSELGVVDPIEALSKIAAEREIWLHVDAAFGGLVLPFMDHPKHFDFLLEAVQSMTVDPHKMGMAAIPAGGILFRKPDQLEALKTETPYLSNKGQYTFVGTRSGASAASVWAVFRALGTDGYRKIVADCMDNTSYLTEGLKKAGFKLVIEPALNVVTFRSDNSKELAEKLWHTGWYVSYVPRYDCIRVVVMPHVKRRHIAAFLETLKG; from the coding sequence TTGCAGCAGAAGGGTTCCAACGCAAGAAACGTTCTGGCGGCTCTGAAAAGATTTCACAATAAGGACCAAGCGTACCGTAGCGGCAGAATATTATGCGCCATGTGCACCCAACCACACCCTATCGCAAAAAAAGCTTACCAAATGTTTCTGGACTCAAACCTTGGAGACATCGCTCTCTTTGCTGGCTCCGCGCAAATCGAAAAAGAAGCCATAGCAGACCTCTCCAAACTGCTACATTCCCCCAGCACAGCGGGGTTTATTGTTTCAGGAGGCACAGAAGCCAATTTAATGGCACTTTTAGCAGCAAAAAATACGCATCAAACCTCGGAGCCAGAAGTTGTTCTTCCCGAATCTGCCCATTTCTCTTTCACAAAAATCTGCAAAATACTATCGCTTAGACCCATCTATGCTGAACTGCGCGAAGACTTCACAGTAGACCCCGACTCGGTTGAGCAACTCGTAACTAAGCAAACAGTGGCTATTGTTGGAACCGTAGGCACCTCAGAGTTGGGCGTCGTAGACCCAATTGAAGCGCTATCAAAAATAGCGGCTGAACGCGAGATTTGGTTGCATGTGGATGCTGCTTTTGGCGGTTTGGTTCTCCCCTTCATGGATCACCCAAAGCACTTTGATTTCTTGTTAGAAGCTGTGCAATCTATGACTGTTGACCCGCACAAGATGGGTATGGCAGCCATACCAGCCGGTGGCATCCTCTTTCGCAAACCAGACCAACTGGAGGCACTCAAAACTGAAACGCCCTACCTATCCAACAAGGGGCAGTATACGTTTGTGGGCACCCGTTCAGGCGCTTCTGCTGCGTCGGTGTGGGCGGTTTTTAGAGCCTTAGGCACAGATGGCTATCGAAAAATCGTGGCAGACTGCATGGATAACACCTCTTACCTCACGGAAGGTCTCAAAAAGGCTGGTTTTAAACTGGTGATTGAACCTGCCCTTAATGTTGTGACGTTTAGATCTGATAACTCAAAGGAATTAGCTGAAAAACTCTGGCATACCGGGTGGTATGTTAGTTATGTGCCACGTTATGACTGCATCCGCGTAGTTGTCATGCCACATGTTAAGCGTCGGCATATTGCCGCTTTTTTAGAGACGCTAAAAGGATAG
- a CDS encoding chorismate-binding protein: MAKCPICGKEVKTAKKTWKMAGKPDKKGKRTQLTIALYDCCGKTFREVLDKKKI; encoded by the coding sequence ATGGCAAAATGCCCCATTTGTGGAAAAGAAGTCAAGACCGCAAAGAAAACATGGAAGATGGCTGGGAAACCAGATAAAAAAGGTAAAAGGACACAGCTAACCATAGCGCTCTATGACTGCTGTGGTAAGACTTTCCGAGAAGTTCTCGACAAAAAGAAGATTTAA
- a CDS encoding FAD-dependent oxidoreductase, with the protein MPVAERPIGEIKLPERIAKLLPPTDVLVVGGGPAGIGAAMGAAEAGANVRLVERYGFLGGNATAGLVLVWASYYTSTKNPHVESKENFLFPNDHGEGKPAIGGVLKQLITRLEAANAAYPPSPKTGYMVPFDPETLKLEALNMLDQADVELLFHAFASGTIADGCNLQGVVFESKSGPVVAGAKVIIDCTGDADVAAFAGAPFEVGRKRDKTAQPMTLLFLLDGLMLERFRGFAKANPEKWRGVRGLKMLMEQAAKKGEINVPREEILMFGSVHDNQVLVNSTRVLNTLGIDVWDLTRAEFEARRQVLELEHFLRKYIPGFEKAYVQQSGVATAVRESRRIIGEYKLNAIDVLYARKFKDVIALGTYPIDLHNPKGKGTILNKIKPSAAYQIPLRCLIPKKVENLLVAGRCISGTHVANASYRTMPICMATGQAAGVCAALAAKNNQTPREVKSKAVQEELLRQGAILEINEAQSKK; encoded by the coding sequence ATGCCTGTTGCAGAAAGACCGATAGGCGAGATTAAGCTACCCGAAAGAATCGCGAAACTTCTGCCTCCAACAGATGTATTGGTGGTTGGGGGTGGACCCGCCGGCATCGGAGCCGCCATGGGCGCAGCAGAAGCGGGAGCCAACGTCAGGTTGGTGGAGCGTTATGGATTTCTGGGGGGCAACGCAACCGCAGGGCTGGTGCTGGTTTGGGCGTCATATTACACCTCCACCAAAAATCCCCATGTGGAATCCAAAGAGAATTTTTTGTTCCCAAATGACCACGGAGAAGGCAAACCTGCAATCGGCGGAGTCCTCAAACAACTCATAACCCGCTTAGAAGCCGCCAACGCAGCGTATCCGCCTTCCCCTAAAACGGGTTATATGGTTCCTTTTGACCCAGAAACTCTAAAACTTGAAGCCCTCAACATGCTCGACCAAGCGGACGTCGAGTTGTTGTTTCATGCCTTTGCCAGCGGCACCATAGCCGACGGCTGCAACCTACAAGGAGTTGTGTTTGAAAGCAAATCTGGACCAGTTGTTGCCGGAGCTAAAGTGATTATTGATTGCACAGGTGACGCCGACGTAGCTGCATTTGCCGGAGCACCCTTTGAAGTTGGAAGAAAAAGAGACAAAACCGCACAGCCTATGACGCTGCTCTTTCTGCTCGATGGTTTAATGCTTGAACGGTTTAGAGGCTTCGCAAAGGCAAATCCTGAGAAATGGCGTGGTGTTCGCGGATTAAAGATGCTTATGGAGCAGGCCGCCAAGAAAGGCGAAATAAATGTCCCCCGTGAAGAAATCTTGATGTTTGGCAGTGTCCACGATAATCAGGTGCTCGTAAACAGTACCCGTGTCTTGAACACGTTAGGAATTGACGTTTGGGATTTAACCCGCGCAGAATTTGAGGCACGACGCCAAGTTTTGGAGCTGGAACACTTTCTCCGCAAATACATACCGGGATTTGAAAAGGCATACGTGCAGCAAAGCGGAGTTGCCACGGCCGTGAGGGAATCCAGACGTATAATCGGAGAATACAAACTAAACGCCATAGACGTGCTGTACGCCAGAAAATTCAAAGACGTTATCGCATTAGGCACCTACCCAATCGATCTCCATAACCCCAAAGGCAAAGGCACAATACTCAACAAAATCAAACCGAGTGCCGCCTACCAAATTCCCTTACGTTGTTTAATCCCGAAAAAAGTCGAGAACCTATTGGTTGCGGGCAGATGCATCAGCGGAACACACGTTGCCAACGCGTCTTATCGGACGATGCCGATTTGTATGGCTACTGGGCAGGCTGCTGGCGTCTGTGCTGCATTAGCCGCTAAGAATAATCAAACTCCACGAGAGGTCAAGTCGAAAGCGGTTCAGGAAGAACTTTTGCGACAGGGAGCCATCTTAGAAATCAATGAGGCACAGTCCAAGAAGTAA
- a CDS encoding ATP-grasp domain-containing protein, protein MKIVVYEHVCGGGYATQPVPSSVLAEGFAMLRGVTEDLSAAGYEVTVILDKRLFKLDPTLTVAHKKIVSNSGEVQPLIASLAQINDATLIIAPETNHTLESLVKLVEATGKPVLNSPSSIIAITADKISLNTRLQKTGVLPDTSVIETDAPLSEIAKAAHKLGYPVVLKPSDGVSCGGLSVVKDQTQLDAARAKIKAESQNKKFILQKFIEGESVSVSLICNGKTAVPLTLNQQFLALEGPDGASSYMGGVVPFEHPQKAAAICTASRVCEDLAGLRGYVGVDLILAKGGVFVVDVNARLTTSYVGLRKVAAFNVADALMAAVLHGKLPEKSETCGFAAFMKINVPKPSMSAFEATTQETMVVTPPFPLDDSETCGLVMGEGKTAEEAAAALEEAKKHLRNITS, encoded by the coding sequence TTGAAGATTGTCGTTTATGAGCATGTTTGCGGAGGCGGCTATGCAACGCAGCCAGTACCAAGCAGTGTCTTAGCAGAAGGCTTCGCGATGCTCCGCGGCGTCACCGAGGATTTATCTGCTGCAGGTTATGAAGTCACAGTAATCCTTGATAAACGACTCTTCAAACTAGACCCAACTCTAACAGTTGCCCACAAAAAAATTGTTTCAAACAGCGGCGAAGTGCAACCGCTTATTGCATCTTTAGCCCAAATTAACGATGCTACACTAATCATCGCCCCAGAAACCAACCACACCCTTGAATCATTAGTCAAATTGGTTGAAGCCACAGGCAAACCTGTACTTAACAGCCCATCAAGCATAATCGCCATAACGGCAGATAAAATCAGCCTCAACACGCGACTACAAAAAACAGGCGTCCTCCCCGACACCAGCGTAATAGAAACAGACGCCCCCTTGTCAGAAATAGCTAAGGCTGCCCATAAACTGGGTTATCCTGTAGTGCTTAAGCCATCTGACGGAGTAAGCTGCGGTGGCCTTAGCGTCGTCAAAGACCAAACACAGCTCGATGCAGCCCGCGCAAAAATCAAAGCAGAATCCCAAAACAAAAAATTCATACTCCAAAAGTTCATCGAAGGCGAAAGCGTAAGTGTCAGCCTGATTTGTAATGGCAAAACAGCTGTGCCGCTGACCTTAAACCAACAATTTCTTGCCTTAGAAGGACCCGATGGCGCTTCAAGCTATATGGGTGGGGTGGTACCTTTTGAACATCCCCAAAAAGCTGCAGCGATTTGTACTGCTAGTCGAGTGTGTGAGGATTTGGCGGGTCTGCGGGGTTATGTGGGGGTCGACTTAATTCTGGCTAAAGGGGGCGTTTTTGTGGTGGATGTTAACGCGAGGTTAACTACATCATATGTTGGCTTGCGAAAAGTTGCTGCGTTCAATGTTGCTGACGCGTTGATGGCGGCAGTTTTACATGGCAAGTTACCAGAGAAAAGCGAAACATGCGGCTTTGCAGCCTTCATGAAGATAAATGTGCCTAAACCGTCAATGTCCGCTTTTGAGGCAACCACCCAAGAAACCATGGTAGTCACTCCTCCTTTTCCATTAGATGATTCGGAAACCTGCGGATTAGTAATGGGCGAAGGCAAAACCGCTGAGGAAGCGGCTGCAGCTTTGGAAGAAGCTAAAAAGCACCTTCGCAACATAACAAGTTGA
- a CDS encoding polysaccharide pyruvyl transferase family protein, with amino-acid sequence MEKFHVGISGSYGGLNLGDEAILQSIVSQLRASVDVEITVFSRNPPDTVSRHQVEKVVDHRKLTRLEVTPDIKQLDLFILGGGGIFFDKEIDIFLRDLELAQQNNVPTMVYAVGAGPLNNENSRRRVREVLSNVDVITVREKEAKKVLEEVGVQHEILVTADPAFLLEPESLSKNTLKLEQVHGKRPLVGISVREPGPAAPDINPNFYHVLLANAADFVISRLDADVIFVPMERQVFDVQHSHAVIAKMLRPQHAWVLKGEYTPGQLLTLIENFCFTIGMRLHFLIFSALQGVPFVPLPYASKVTGFLDNMQMPMPPLNEVDSGLLNAFIDKAWDERDRTKQRIHQLLPNFKRLAAENNRFAVELLTHKTADLTFRVPEVPVEGREG; translated from the coding sequence TTGGAAAAGTTTCATGTGGGCATTTCGGGTTCTTATGGCGGATTAAACCTCGGCGACGAAGCCATACTACAAAGTATCGTCTCTCAGCTTCGAGCCTCCGTGGACGTTGAGATTACGGTTTTTAGCCGTAACCCTCCCGATACAGTGAGTCGTCATCAAGTTGAAAAGGTCGTGGATCATCGCAAACTAACTCGACTCGAAGTCACTCCTGACATCAAGCAGTTAGACCTCTTCATTTTGGGAGGTGGAGGAATCTTTTTTGACAAGGAAATTGACATTTTTTTGCGGGATTTAGAACTTGCCCAGCAAAATAACGTCCCAACAATGGTTTACGCTGTGGGTGCAGGCCCCCTTAACAATGAAAACTCGCGAAGGCGAGTTCGCGAAGTTCTAAGCAACGTCGATGTAATCACGGTTCGCGAGAAAGAAGCAAAGAAGGTCCTCGAGGAAGTTGGCGTTCAACATGAAATTTTAGTTACAGCCGACCCCGCATTTCTCTTGGAACCTGAAAGTCTGTCGAAGAATACCTTAAAGCTTGAGCAAGTGCATGGAAAAAGACCCCTCGTAGGCATATCAGTGCGTGAACCGGGTCCAGCCGCGCCAGACATAAACCCTAACTTTTATCATGTCCTCTTAGCTAATGCCGCCGACTTCGTAATAAGCCGTCTCGATGCAGACGTAATTTTTGTTCCAATGGAGCGGCAGGTTTTTGATGTTCAGCATTCACATGCGGTAATTGCCAAGATGCTAAGACCTCAACATGCATGGGTGCTAAAGGGGGAGTATACTCCAGGGCAGTTGCTGACGCTGATTGAGAATTTTTGTTTCACCATTGGGATGCGGCTGCATTTTTTGATTTTCTCAGCTCTGCAGGGAGTGCCCTTTGTCCCGTTGCCATACGCGAGTAAAGTGACGGGGTTTCTGGATAACATGCAGATGCCGATGCCGCCGCTAAACGAGGTAGATTCGGGACTCCTAAACGCTTTCATTGATAAAGCATGGGACGAACGCGACCGGACAAAACAGCGAATTCACCAATTATTGCCCAATTTTAAACGTCTTGCAGCTGAAAATAACCGCTTTGCCGTGGAACTGCTTACGCATAAAACCGCGGATTTGACATTTCGGGTTCCTGAGGTTCCCGTTGAAGGTAGGGAAGGCTAA
- a CDS encoding H4MPT-linked C1 transfer pathway protein, with protein sequence MVDVLAFDIGGANTKAAYITSQEGTLRTTRVAMEFFPIWKAPQELPSVLLSLKHRLKVDKFDAIGVTITAELSDAYQTKREGIHHVLGCAKAAFPEAPLYVLNTDARLVSTETALAEPLGVAAANWAATGWLVAQRLKNGVVVDVGSTSTSIIPIKNGQVTAQGKTDLDKLICGELVYTGSLRTNIAAIVHSIPLKMEVAAVSSELFALSGDVHLILGNITPEQYTSETADGRDRSVFEAMARLARVVCGDTNMLSPHELTEMAQYIYSKQVEQIAAGLGKVYANLKGQINGELPVVVTGLGKNFLAKKAAESICADKIITLDELVDAQAVIATPAYGVALMVAKKLEGDNTL encoded by the coding sequence TTGGTTGACGTTTTAGCGTTTGACATCGGCGGCGCCAACACCAAGGCCGCGTACATCACCTCCCAAGAGGGTACCCTAAGGACCACGCGGGTTGCCATGGAGTTTTTCCCAATATGGAAGGCTCCCCAGGAGCTTCCAAGTGTGCTTTTGTCGTTGAAACATCGCCTCAAAGTGGACAAGTTTGATGCCATAGGCGTAACCATAACCGCGGAACTCTCTGACGCGTACCAAACCAAACGCGAAGGAATCCATCACGTTTTAGGCTGCGCAAAAGCGGCTTTTCCTGAAGCACCCCTCTACGTCTTAAACACTGATGCCCGATTGGTCTCGACTGAAACGGCGTTGGCTGAACCCTTAGGGGTTGCTGCGGCGAATTGGGCTGCCACCGGCTGGCTCGTCGCCCAGCGCCTCAAAAACGGTGTAGTGGTCGATGTGGGGAGCACAAGTACAAGCATAATCCCCATCAAAAACGGCCAAGTCACCGCACAAGGCAAAACGGATTTAGATAAACTCATCTGTGGCGAACTAGTCTACACGGGGAGTCTGAGAACAAACATTGCAGCTATAGTGCATTCAATTCCCCTAAAAATGGAGGTTGCGGCGGTATCATCAGAGTTGTTTGCTCTCTCTGGCGATGTGCACCTCATTTTAGGCAACATCACACCTGAACAGTACACCTCTGAGACGGCGGATGGACGAGACCGAAGTGTTTTCGAGGCTATGGCGCGTCTCGCCCGCGTAGTCTGCGGCGACACAAATATGCTCTCACCTCATGAACTCACAGAAATGGCACAATACATCTACTCAAAACAGGTCGAACAAATCGCGGCGGGTTTGGGCAAAGTTTATGCAAATCTAAAAGGACAAATTAATGGTGAACTGCCGGTGGTGGTTACAGGGTTAGGCAAGAATTTTTTGGCAAAAAAAGCCGCTGAATCAATCTGTGCAGACAAAATCATTACGCTTGACGAGTTAGTTGATGCTCAAGCGGTTATCGCTACTCCCGCGTATGGCGTAGCTTTGATGGTTGCTAAAAAACTTGAAGGGGACAACACGCTTTGA
- a CDS encoding DUF429 domain-containing protein: MIVGLDLAGVETRPTGYATLKGLKAETCLIYTDKEIIQKILDAKPKVVAVDAPLWLPPGRKNLEDPKGPHLRESDRELLKRGIKVFPPTLGPMRKLTYRGIHLRETLEAAGLCVIEVYLGGAQDGLGIPRKKQGTQKLAEGLARLGVRGLDDSLSDHELDAVTAAYVGKLYLEAKTVTYGDPLKGIVMPQT; this comes from the coding sequence ATGATAGTCGGGTTAGATTTAGCAGGTGTCGAAACGCGACCCACAGGGTACGCAACATTAAAGGGGTTGAAAGCAGAAACCTGCCTAATCTACACTGACAAAGAAATAATCCAAAAAATCCTTGACGCAAAACCCAAAGTCGTTGCAGTTGACGCGCCGCTTTGGCTACCGCCTGGACGCAAAAACCTCGAAGACCCAAAAGGGCCTCATTTGCGCGAAAGCGACCGCGAACTCCTCAAGCGCGGCATCAAAGTTTTCCCGCCTACTCTGGGTCCAATGCGTAAACTCACTTATCGGGGCATACACTTGCGAGAAACCTTAGAGGCGGCAGGGTTATGTGTGATTGAAGTTTATCTTGGTGGAGCTCAAGATGGATTGGGCATCCCACGTAAAAAGCAGGGCACTCAAAAATTGGCAGAGGGCTTAGCCCGATTGGGGGTGAGGGGGCTGGATGACAGTTTGAGTGACCATGAGTTGGATGCTGTTACGGCGGCGTATGTTGGGAAACTGTATTTGGAGGCCAAAACGGTCACCTATGGGGACCCATTAAAGGGAATTGTTATGCCCCAAACATAG
- a CDS encoding restriction endonuclease, producing MSVERNLAISLLKLTQNGPALIEAVKIDAHLPLTVVELLLQKMQKEELINLRGNSVEADSGMRLRLAVRAVSLGADVEALSRLLRWQEFEEIAAIAFQTHGYTVQNNVRFKGATRRWEIDVVACKKPLVVCIDCKHWQHAIKPAQLRQIVDLQVQRTEDLADALPNPKLKLSCIDWEKAKFVPAVLALFPSVAKLQNRVPVVPVLQLQDFLSQLPGYLDSLHVHAKAFRKLA from the coding sequence ATGAGTGTTGAGCGCAATCTTGCAATTTCTCTGTTAAAATTGACTCAAAACGGACCGGCTTTAATCGAAGCTGTCAAAATCGACGCGCATCTCCCCCTAACAGTTGTTGAGTTGTTGCTTCAAAAAATGCAAAAAGAAGAACTTATTAATCTCCGAGGCAACAGCGTCGAAGCAGATAGCGGCATGCGGCTAAGATTGGCGGTTCGGGCAGTCTCTTTAGGCGCCGACGTCGAGGCATTGAGTCGACTGCTAAGGTGGCAGGAATTTGAAGAAATCGCCGCCATTGCCTTCCAAACCCACGGCTACACCGTACAAAACAACGTGCGCTTTAAGGGCGCCACGCGTCGCTGGGAAATAGATGTCGTTGCCTGCAAAAAACCGCTGGTGGTTTGCATTGACTGCAAACATTGGCAACACGCCATCAAACCAGCCCAGCTACGCCAAATCGTCGATTTACAGGTGCAACGCACCGAGGACTTAGCAGATGCCCTGCCTAACCCCAAGCTAAAATTGTCGTGCATTGATTGGGAAAAAGCCAAGTTTGTCCCCGCTGTGCTCGCATTGTTTCCAAGCGTCGCCAAACTCCAAAACCGTGTCCCCGTCGTGCCTGTTTTACAGCTTCAAGATTTCCTTTCGCAGCTCCCAGGCTACCTCGACAGTCTCCATGTGCACGCCAAAGCCTTTAGGAAGTTAGCTTAG
- a CDS encoding nitroreductase family protein codes for MELDTCIKGRRSVRAYTAEPVSKEQLDIVLDAGVWAPTGMLREPWRFVIIEDKKLIKLVSDETKQLVKQNMPPLAAQFSTDKDIICYDAPMLILICTQKDPQWAHVDLLDSVLAAQNMFLKAYELGLGTCYMGFVQFLNNKPEVLRKIGVPENYEMLVPFILGHPKTAQNGSKRSEPKILNWLK; via the coding sequence ATGGAGTTAGATACTTGTATTAAAGGTCGAAGAAGCGTTAGGGCTTACACGGCCGAACCAGTTTCTAAAGAGCAGTTAGATATAGTTTTGGATGCTGGCGTATGGGCGCCAACCGGTATGCTTCGTGAACCTTGGCGGTTTGTAATAATCGAGGACAAGAAACTCATCAAACTAGTCTCTGACGAAACCAAGCAACTCGTAAAGCAGAACATGCCCCCTCTTGCCGCGCAATTCTCCACCGACAAAGACATCATCTGCTACGATGCACCCATGCTCATTTTGATATGCACCCAAAAAGATCCTCAATGGGCACACGTAGACCTACTAGATAGCGTGCTTGCAGCTCAGAACATGTTCTTGAAAGCCTACGAGTTAGGCCTTGGAACCTGCTACATGGGATTTGTACAATTCTTAAATAACAAACCCGAAGTGCTACGCAAAATTGGCGTACCCGAAAACTATGAAATGCTTGTCCCTTTCATCCTTGGGCACCCAAAAACTGCACAAAACGGCAGCAAAAGAAGCGAACCCAAAATTCTAAATTGGCTCAAATAA
- a CDS encoding delta 1-pyrroline-5-carboxylate synthetase gives MNLVVIKIGGSLMHNPPALRKLCETLSDSAKKHQMLVVPGGGEFADAVRSADRRFSLSNAAAHRMAILGMDQYGLLLADLTPNSAAINTLDEIKTVLDEGKLPIFLPSQLMLTDDPLENSWAVTSDAIAAYLAVCFGAQRLLLLKDVDGIFTADPKRNPKAKLLQTVVAKELLSFKASTGIDSVLPRLLCEFKLDCWVVNGLVAQRVVSVLDGQDTVCTRITYQ, from the coding sequence TTGAATTTGGTCGTGATTAAAATCGGCGGCAGCCTCATGCACAACCCCCCCGCACTGCGGAAGTTATGTGAAACTTTGAGTGATTCCGCAAAGAAACATCAAATGCTTGTAGTGCCGGGAGGAGGAGAATTCGCCGATGCAGTACGCTCAGCGGACAGGCGCTTTAGTTTGTCGAATGCTGCGGCGCATCGGATGGCGATTTTAGGCATGGATCAATACGGTTTGTTACTCGCTGATTTAACTCCAAACTCAGCAGCCATAAACACGCTGGATGAGATAAAAACCGTTTTAGATGAGGGTAAGTTGCCGATTTTTTTGCCTTCTCAGCTTATGTTAACAGATGATCCGCTGGAGAATTCGTGGGCGGTAACTTCAGATGCTATCGCGGCTTATCTTGCGGTGTGTTTTGGGGCGCAGAGGCTGTTGTTGCTTAAAGATGTTGACGGCATATTCACTGCAGACCCAAAAAGAAATCCCAAAGCTAAACTGCTTCAAACTGTGGTCGCCAAGGAACTATTATCCTTCAAAGCCTCAACGGGCATAGATTCGGTGTTGCCGAGGCTTCTTTGTGAGTTTAAGCTGGACTGCTGGGTGGTCAATGGTTTGGTTGCTCAGCGGGTTGTAAGTGTTTTGGATGGGCAAGATACTGTTTGTACCCGCATTACCTATCAGTAA
- a CDS encoding sugar porter family MFS transporter, whose translation MILIVATAIAAVGGILFGFDTGIISGAILYIQKDWNLNTVQESIATSAVLVGAILGAIFGGVVADRLGRKRSIITGSGLFIVGTFIVIASPGLEIFVVGRVLIGIAIGIASFIVPMYISELAPERLRGGLVSLNQLFVTLGILVSYGVDSFFSVTGAWRLMFACGLVAGTILLVGMSFMPFSPRWLVFKHKLEKAKKVLQRVRGTPNVDQEMTEIEETVKTQTKGLSQFKSGMLKYPLIVGVGLAIFQQITGVNTIIYYAPTIFQFAGLSSDTAAIAATTGVGAANLIVTAIAVVLVDKVGRRPLLLVGVAGMVISLIILGSGFMFATGPQGSAIGAITAISLIAYISFFAIGLGPVFWLLISEIFPLQSRGTAMSIATVANWASNFLITLLFLGLVNILGQSGTFWLFAAVGIIAFVFTLRLVPETKGLTLEQIEDHFRKSKHPRHMGRKEKI comes from the coding sequence GTGATTTTAATTGTAGCCACAGCCATCGCGGCGGTAGGCGGCATCCTATTCGGCTTTGATACAGGAATTATTTCGGGCGCAATCCTCTACATCCAAAAAGACTGGAACTTAAACACAGTCCAAGAATCCATAGCAACCAGCGCCGTTTTAGTCGGAGCAATTTTAGGCGCAATATTCGGCGGAGTAGTGGCCGACCGTTTAGGACGCAAACGCTCCATAATCACCGGTTCAGGCTTATTTATCGTCGGCACATTTATTGTCATAGCCTCACCGGGGCTGGAAATTTTTGTAGTTGGTCGCGTTCTTATAGGAATCGCCATCGGCATCGCATCCTTCATTGTACCCATGTATATCTCTGAGTTGGCGCCCGAAAGGCTTCGAGGCGGCTTGGTCTCTCTAAATCAGCTTTTTGTGACCTTGGGAATCTTGGTTTCTTATGGTGTAGACAGTTTCTTTTCCGTAACTGGTGCGTGGCGGCTGATGTTTGCCTGTGGATTGGTTGCGGGAACCATACTGCTGGTGGGCATGTCGTTTATGCCGTTTAGTCCCAGATGGTTAGTGTTTAAACATAAGCTTGAAAAAGCTAAAAAAGTGCTCCAACGCGTCCGTGGAACCCCCAACGTAGATCAAGAAATGACTGAAATTGAAGAAACGGTAAAAACCCAAACCAAAGGGCTAAGCCAATTCAAATCGGGCATGCTCAAATACCCTCTAATAGTGGGGGTAGGGTTAGCCATTTTTCAGCAAATAACTGGCGTAAACACCATAATTTATTATGCCCCAACCATCTTCCAGTTTGCAGGCTTATCCTCTGACACCGCAGCCATCGCCGCAACCACAGGCGTTGGAGCAGCAAACCTCATCGTAACAGCTATCGCTGTGGTTTTGGTGGATAAAGTTGGGCGGCGTCCTCTGCTTTTGGTAGGCGTCGCGGGTATGGTGATTTCCCTGATAATTCTCGGTTCGGGTTTTATGTTTGCAACGGGGCCTCAAGGTTCCGCGATTGGAGCAATAACCGCCATAAGCCTAATCGCATACATATCCTTCTTTGCAATCGGGCTGGGACCCGTATTTTGGCTGCTAATCTCCGAGATTTTTCCGTTACAATCACGAGGAACCGCCATGAGCATTGCCACAGTCGCCAACTGGGCTTCCAACTTCTTAATCACCCTGCTATTCTTAGGGTTAGTTAACATATTGGGGCAGTCGGGCACGTTTTGGCTCTTCGCCGCTGTAGGCATCATTGCCTTTGTGTTTACCCTGCGGCTTGTTCCAGAAACCAAAGGATTGACTCTTGAGCAGATTGAAGACCACTTTAGAAAAAGCAAGCATCCGCGGCATATGGGGCGCAAAGAAAAAATCTAA